Sequence from the Candidatus Tanganyikabacteria bacterium genome:
GCGCCGGCGTGGTCAAAGAGCGCATCCATGAGCTTGGCGGCGTCGGGTGCCGAGACGACGTCCTCGCAGCAGCCCAGATCCGCGCAGTTGACCGCGACCTGGCCCAGGGAAGCGCCGAGGTTGTCCAGGCAGCCGGTCCAGCCCTCGAGGTGCTGCGCCCGCTGCTCCTCGGACGTGAAGCGGTCGTGGGCCAGCTTCAGCTCGGTCTTTCCTCCCAGGTCGCGCAGCGTGACGGTCACGAGGGTTTCGGGCGAGGGGTCGCCTTCCCAGCTCCATGTGAACACCAGGCGTTCGTTGGCGACGATCTCCTTGTACGTGCCGACGGCGATGTACTTGTTGCCGTCCGGAGCATGCATCTCGATGCGGTAAGTCCCGCCGACCCGCAGGTCGCAAAGGGCCACGGGCACG
This genomic interval carries:
- a CDS encoding SRPBCC domain-containing protein, which translates into the protein MTTSTEATTLELVRTLPASTERVFAAWTRPEKMRVWFAPGPMRVPVALCDLRVGGTYRIEMHAPDGNKYIAVGTYKEIVANERLVFTWSWEGDPSPETLVTVTLRDLGGKTELKLAHDRFTSEEQRAQHLEGWTGCLDNLGASLGQVAVNCADLGCCEDVVSAPDAAKLMDALFDHAGAAHPDMAKAMTPEQAGQIKARIPEVTFTI